One Cryobacterium roopkundense genomic region harbors:
- the cspE gene encoding transcription antiterminator/RNA stability regulator CspE produces MATGTVKWFNAEKGFGFIAPDDGSADVFAHYSAIASNGYKSLDENQKVEFEVTQGPKGPQAENIRAL; encoded by the coding sequence ATGGCAACAGGTACCGTGAAATGGTTCAACGCTGAAAAGGGCTTCGGCTTTATCGCACCCGACGACGGAAGCGCCGATGTTTTCGCGCACTACTCCGCGATCGCGTCGAACGGCTACAAGTCCCTCGATGAGAACCAGAAGGTCGAGTTCGAGGTCACCCAGGGCCCCAAGGGTCCCCAGGCCGAGAACATTCGCGCCCTCTAA
- a CDS encoding DUF3097 domain-containing protein, giving the protein MDDRFSDDRYSADVLSPGWQKVGRIVIPTQEASRDLVVEEVATGFCGAVMRVEKNIVTLEDRHGKLRLFPLGSGFLLDGKPVTLIAPTMAAALGRARTASGSMAVADAPARVARASRIFVEGRHDAELVEKVWGADLRIEGVVVEYLEGIDHLEEILREFKPTAARKVGVLVDHLVPGSKESRIAEAVAHGPHGRTVLVVGHPYVDVWQAVKPARVGLKSWPQIPRSIEWKHGICDALGWPHEEQADIARAWQRILGQVRTYADLEPQLLGRVEQLIDFVTVE; this is encoded by the coding sequence ATGGATGACCGATTCAGCGACGACCGCTACAGCGCAGATGTACTCTCCCCCGGCTGGCAGAAGGTGGGGCGCATCGTCATCCCGACGCAGGAAGCCAGCAGGGACCTCGTCGTAGAAGAGGTCGCCACCGGGTTCTGCGGTGCCGTGATGCGCGTCGAGAAGAACATCGTCACTCTCGAAGACCGCCACGGCAAACTCCGGCTCTTTCCGCTCGGCAGCGGGTTTCTGCTGGACGGCAAGCCCGTCACCCTGATCGCCCCGACCATGGCGGCGGCCCTCGGACGTGCTCGAACCGCCTCGGGATCGATGGCCGTAGCGGATGCCCCGGCCCGCGTCGCCAGGGCTAGCCGGATTTTCGTCGAGGGCCGGCACGACGCCGAACTCGTGGAGAAGGTCTGGGGCGCAGACCTGCGCATCGAGGGCGTTGTTGTGGAGTATCTCGAGGGTATCGACCACCTCGAGGAGATCCTTCGGGAGTTCAAGCCAACAGCCGCGCGCAAGGTGGGCGTTCTCGTGGATCACCTGGTGCCAGGCTCCAAGGAGAGCCGCATTGCAGAGGCCGTGGCGCACGGGCCGCACGGGCGCACTGTTCTCGTGGTGGGCCATCCCTATGTCGATGTGTGGCAGGCCGTGAAGCCAGCCCGGGTGGGACTGAAATCGTGGCCGCAGATTCCGCGCAGCATCGAGTGGAAGCACGGCATCTGCGACGCGCTCGGTTGGCCCCACGAGGAGCAAGCCGACATCGCTCGCGCGTGGCAGCGCATCCTCGGGCAGGTACGCACCTATGCAGACCTGGAACCACAGCTCCTCGGACGCGTCGAACAGCTCATCGACTTCGTCACAGTGGAATGA
- a CDS encoding SOS response-associated peptidase, producing the protein MCGRYIITDTASDLAAMFEVEHEGSNLPEPSWNIKPTEQIPIVLESAKQEPAVRRLESARWSLIPSFATEMASSFPTFNARSESAAEKPTFKKSVASRRALVPATGYYEWHTVGAKKTPYFVHSDDGMPLAFAGLYSWWRNPALAEDDPARWVLSATILTADAQGPLAAIHDRIPVALPEETWDQWLDPHTVGDQAFVDAAVAASRSQAETLRFYEVAPIVGNGPELIEPVAGDSARSDTM; encoded by the coding sequence ATGTGTGGTCGATACATCATTACCGATACGGCGTCCGATCTCGCCGCCATGTTCGAAGTAGAGCACGAGGGGAGCAACCTGCCCGAGCCCTCCTGGAACATCAAACCGACCGAGCAGATTCCCATTGTGCTTGAGTCAGCCAAGCAGGAGCCCGCCGTGCGTCGGCTTGAGTCGGCGCGGTGGTCGCTTATTCCCTCCTTCGCCACCGAGATGGCGTCGTCATTCCCTACGTTCAACGCGCGTTCGGAGTCGGCCGCGGAGAAACCCACCTTCAAGAAGTCGGTCGCGTCGCGTCGGGCGCTCGTACCGGCCACGGGCTACTACGAGTGGCACACCGTGGGCGCGAAGAAGACTCCCTACTTCGTGCACTCCGACGATGGCATGCCGCTCGCCTTCGCGGGCCTCTACTCCTGGTGGCGCAATCCGGCCCTGGCCGAGGATGACCCCGCCCGCTGGGTACTCTCGGCGACCATCCTGACAGCGGATGCCCAGGGGCCGCTCGCCGCCATCCACGACCGTATTCCCGTGGCACTTCCCGAGGAGACCTGGGACCAATGGCTTGACCCGCACACCGTCGGCGACCAGGCCTTCGTCGATGCGGCCGTTGCAGCTTCGCGTTCCCAGGCCGAGACCCTGCGCTTTTACGAGGTCGCGCCGATCGTTGGCAATGGGCCGGAGCTCATCGAGCCGGTTGCCGGCGATTCCGCCCGCAGCGACACGATGTAG